TTGTATTCTCTCTTTAAAAAACATCTTTTTACTATCTTTAAATTTTAAAAATTCATTTTCTATTAAAAAAAGCGAATTAAAAATTTATTTGACTAGAAAATGTGGTTACTTTTTTACCATTTAACCTTTTTACTCTATATCAGTCTTATAAAGGATATGATTACCATTTGGGTTAAAAATAAATCCAGTTACTTTTTTATTCATTCCTATTATATAAGTTTTGTAATCTAAAGGCAACAACGGAACCTCATCTCCTATTATTCTATTTACCTCTACATAATTTTTCTCTCTTAATTCTGAATCAGAAGTTTTTCTAGCCTCATCTAATAATCTATCTACCTCTTTATTATTATAAAAGCTTCTATTTCCAACAGCTCCTGCTGAAGTTGAGTGTAAAAGTGGATAGAATCCATAATCAGCATCTCCAGTACTTACATACCATAATCCTATCAACATATCATGTTGTCCATTAGCTGAAAATTGTAGAAATGATGATAATTCTAACACTTGAATAGATATATTTATTCCAATATCTTTTAAATTTGATTGAATAATTTGAGCCATTTGCATTCTAGTAGGTTCTTCATATATCCATAATTGATAATTTAATTCTCCAGTTACTCCTGCCTCTTTTAAAAGCTCCTTTGCTTTCTCTGGATTATAATCTTTTATCTTTGCATCTTTATCATATCCAAAAACACTTGGGGCTAAAAGTGATGGGGCAATCTCTGTCATTCCTTCAAATACAGCTGTTGCTATATCATTTTTATTTATTCCAAGTTCAATAGCTTGTCTTATTCTTTTATCAGTAATCTTTTGAGTATTAATTGAAACAAAATCTGTTCCTAAAGATGATTTACTAATAAATTTTAGATTTTCATCTTTTAATAATCCTTTTACATCTGTTGATGATATATCATAAGCAATATCAATCTCTCCAGTTTCTAAAGCTATAAGTCTATTTGAGTTTTCTGGAATAGTAATAAATGATAAATTTTTAATCTTAGCCTTCCCTTGAAAATACTTGTCAAAAGCTTCTAACTCAACTTTTTCTCCTATTCCCCATTTTTTTATCTTATAAGCTCCCGTTCCTACTAAATTAACTCCCTCTTCATTTGGAGTTACCTCTTTTACAATAGCTATTGATGAGTGAGCAAAATTATGAAGAATAATTGTAGGAGCATTTTTTTGGACAATTTTAACTTTATATTCATCTAAAGCTTTTACATCTTCTATCGCCTCTACTAAAACTTTACTTATAGGAATATTCATATTTCTTTTTAAACTATTCTCTACATCTTTTGCTTTTAATTCACTTCCATCATGGAAATATATATCTTTTCTTAAATTTAAAATAATTGAGTTGTCCTCTTGAATTTCATAACTTTCTACTAACTCTGAAATAAGTTCTCCATCCTCAGTAAGAGCAAACAGATTATTATAAATCTGCTTAGTTACTGCTAAAGTAGAACTGTCTGTATGTCTATGTGGGTCAAAAGAACGTGGCTTATAACCAAAAGCAACCTTTAAATCTTTTTCAATTTTAAGTGTTTCAATATTTTTCTCCTCTGTTTTTTCCATACAAGCTGGAAAAAATAACGAAATAAATAAAATAAAAATATATTTCACAATTCCTCCTAAATTTATATTTGATATTTTTATTAAAAAAAGGATTGTATAAAATAATGTTAAAATATCATTTTATACATCCCTTTAGTTAAAACTATTTAAAATAATATGGATGTTCCGCAGCTATATCATCAAATTTCTCTATTAGTCGATTTAAATGTGCTTTAAGAGTTGATATAACCTCATCTTTTTTCTTTTCTTTAATAATATTAAAAAATTCCTTATGTCCTTGAAAAACAAAGTCATCTCTAATTTTATCTACACAAAACATTACACCCATTCTTTGATAATCCAGAAAGCCATCTGTCATAAAAGTAAATAGATTTTTATGTCCTACTCCCTCAAAAATTAATTGATGAAATTCTAAGTCCACATTACGAAATTCTATATAATCTCTTGAAGTCTTCATAATATATCTTTGTTTCTCTAAATTTTTTTCAAGCTTTTCTAAATATTCATCTGGAAAAAAATCACAAGCTTTCAAAAGTATTTTTTCTTCTATAGCCATTCTCATTAATGTTCCATCTTTAAATTTTTCTTTATCTATTTTTGATACATAGGTTCCATTTTGAATATTTTCTACTAATCCTTCATGTTTTAACAAAATAAGAGCTTCTCTAACTGGAGTTCTACTCATCCCTAAAGTAGCCAATAATTCAAGTTCCTTTATCTCTTCTCCAGGTTTCATATCAAGTCTTAATATATTTTCCTTTAATATTCTATATGCAAAACTAAAACTTGTTTTTCCCATAATATGATTATAAATTTTCATACTTATTTTACCTCTCTTTAATAAATATAACTTTTATCCATTATAACATATCTCTTTAAAACAGACAATTATTTTAAAAATTTTCTATTTTTTCAAGAGGAAATAAGAAAAATTTTTCAGAATTATATTAATAATTATTATAATCTTTTACTTAATAGTAATAACCTTTTTATTTCATTGAAAAAAGGCTACAGATAACTAAATCTATAGCCTTCTTTTTATATTATTGCTTTATTTATTTTAATTAAACTAATTTTTTTAATTCATCAGCAACAAATTCAACTTGTGGTCCAACAATTACTTGAACTGCAGTTTGACTTGGTTTTAATACACCAGGTACATATTTTTTAATTTCAGCATCTCTAACTATTGAACTATCTTTTACTTCAAGTCTTAATCTTGTAGTACAGTTGTCAACTATTACGATATTTTCTTTTCCACCTAATAATGGAAGTAAAATAGCTGCTAATTGAGCATTATCTGACGCTCCACTTACTTCAACTACATCTTCAACATCTTCATCTTCTCTTCCTGGAGTTTTGATATTGAATTTAGCAATAGCTACACTGAAGATTAAGTAGTAAAGTACGAAGAATACTAATCCTAAAATGATTAACATATATGGACTATTTGCATTTGGATTACGTAGAGATAAGAAGAAATCAACAAATCCTGCTGAGAATCCAAATCCTGCCATCCATTTGAATGTAGCTGCTATAAATACTGCAATTCCTGTTAAAATTGCATGAATTAAATATAGTCCAGGTGCAACGAACATAAATGCAAATTCGATTGGTTCTGTAACTCCTGTAAAGAAACTTGCAAATCCTGCTGCTAGCATGATAGATTTGATTTTTTCTCTATTAGCTGGTTTTGCAGTTTTAATAAATGCTAAACAAGCTCCTAATAATCCGAACATCATAATAGGGAAGAATCCAGCTTGATACATTCCTACATGATAAGTTGCTTTTACAGCTTCTGGTAATCCTTCATAAGCTGCTGCTTGAGGTCCCCAGAATCTTCCTATATCGTTGATTCCAGCAACGTTAAACCAGAATACTGAGTTTAGTGCATGGTGTAATCCTACTGGAATTAGTAATCTGTTAAAGAATCCGTAAATTCCTGCTCCGATTGGTCCCATTTTAGCAATACTGATTCCGAATCCTACAAGACCACTGTAAATTGCTGGCCATACATATAGTAAGATAAATGATACTACTATTGCTACTACTGAAGTAATAATTGGAACAAATCTCTTTCCACTAAAGAATGAAAGGAATTTAGGTAGTTCAAGAGTATGGAATTTATTATATAATTCTCCAGCTATAACCCCACATAAGATTCCAACAAATTGGTTATTGATTTTTCCAAATGCTGGAGATACTTGGTCAGCTGGAACACCAGTCAATTGAGCTACTGCCCCTGAAGAAAGTAAAGTTGTAACAACTTGGAATGCTACTAGCCCTGCTAGAGCTGCAGCTCCATTTTTGTCTTTAGAAAGTCCAAAAGCAACACCAATTGCAAACAATATAGGCATATTATCTATAATTGCAGCTCCTGCTTTTATTAAAAATGCTGCTAGTTGGCTATTAGCTCCCCACCCAGTTGGGTCAATCCAATATCCAATTCCCATTAAAATTGCTGCTGCTGGTAGTACTGCTACTGGTACCATCAAAGCTTTTCCTATTTTTTGAAGATAGCTAAACATAAGTTTTCCCTCCTTAAAATGTTTTGTTAATTTTTTTTTAACAAACTTTTCACACAAAAGAATTTATATTTCATTCTTGAACTAATTATAGCATAAGAATAAGATTATTACCACTATATTTTTTATTTTTTTGTTCTTTTTTCTAATTATTTTCACTGTTTATATACATTATTATAAAGACATATAACCCTGTTTACTATAAACTTCTTTAATGCACAAAATTCAATTTTATTTTCATTAATAAAAAAAGAAAAAAAATCTTTTCTTTTTTACTTCTTATTATTTTGGTATATAGAAAAGACTGTAAATAAATTTATCTTATTATCTACAGTCTAAATTTTTTTTATGATAGCTTTTATGAAATATGAAATAACTTTTTAAAAAATCCTTTTTTTACAGGCTGAATTTTTTCTGATATTTTAACTTCATCTTCTAAAATTTTATAAATATTTTTTTCAGCATCTCTAATAAACTCCTCTTGTGAATTTATCTTTCTTTCACTTTCTGAGCTAGAAACAGTTTTATACTCTCCGTTAGGCTCTAATATTCTAGCCTTTTGATTATCTTCTAAAATAGTATTTATTTGAGAATTTATTCTCTCTTTTATATCATTATCAAGAACTGGACAACCAACTTCAACACGATGCTCTGTATTTCTTGTCATCATATCTCCAGAGGCTATATAAAGTATTTGTTGCTCTCCTATTCCAAAACTATATATTCTTGAGTGTTCTAAGAATCTTCCAACAACACTTATAACCTTTATATTTCTTGTCTTTCCTTCTATTTGTGGAACAAGACAACAAATTCCTCTTACAATAAGAGTTATTTTTACTCCTAAATCAGATGCATCTGCTAAAGCGAGGATAAGATCTTTATCAGTAAAAGAATTGCATTTTATAACTATTTTACCCTCTTCTCCTCTTTTAGCTTTTTCTATCTCATTATTTATATTTTTCAAGATATTTTCTTTAAAACTAGAAGGTGCTACCCATAATTTCTTATATACTCCCATAAGATTTCCTAAAGACATATTTTTAAAGAAGATATCTGCATCTCTTCCAATCTCTATATCTGAAGTCATAAGAGAATAATCAGTATACATTTTTGAAGTTTTTTCATTGTAATTCCCTGTTCCAACTTGTGTAATATGTTTAATCTCTCCATCTTTTCTATAAGTTATCATACATATTTTTGAATGAACTTTAAATCCGTCTGTTCCATAAATTATATGACAACCTGCCTCTTCCAACTTTTGAGCCCACTCAATATTATTTGTCTCATCAAATCTAGCTCTAAGTTCCATTAAAACTGTAACATCTTTTCCATTTTCCACAGCATTTATCAGATATTCTGCTAGCTTAGAGTCCTTTGAAATTCTATATAAAGTAATCTTTATAGATTGCACATCTTCTCTTTCTGATGCCTCTTTTATTAAATTCAAGAAAGGTTTCATACTTTCAAATGGATAGAAAAGTAGTAAATCTTTTTTCTCTATAAAATCTATCATACTATGTTTTTTATCTGCTATTGGATGAACAACTGGAGAAAAAGCACTATAAGAAAGTTTTGTTGTTATATTTGGTGGTAAAAAACTGCTGATATTAAATAGGTAACTTAAATTTATTGGACAGTTAAAAGTAAATACTTGTTCCTCTGAAAGATTCAATCTTTGTAGTAAAGCATCTAAAAATTTCTCACTAATTCTAGATTGTATCTCCATTCTAAGAGGCTCTAATTTATTACGAGTTTTTACAATTTGCTTCATATATTGTCTATAATCAAGGTTTTCATCGTAGTTTTCTACATCAGTCTCGATATCCATATTTCTTGTTACACTCATAATAGAACTTTCTTTTAATTCATACATAGAGAAAATATTTTTTACAAAATGTAAAATTACCTCTTCTAAAAGTACATATCTTCCAAGTTCTTTATCTATCATAATAACTCTCTCCATATTGTTTGGAACAGGAATCATTCCAAGCACCTCTTTTTTCTTATTAGACAGATAAACTATAACATTTAATTGTTTGTTAGGAATAAATGGAAATGGATGCCAAGTATCTATAATTAAAGGAGATAACATTGGAAATATATTATTGAAAAAGTATTTTTCCAAATATGATAATTCTTTTTTAGATAGATCTTTTATTTTTTCTTTTTTCAAATTTTCTTTTTCAAGAAGTTTCATAAGATTTTCAAAAACTTTATCTCTTTTTTGATAAAGTCTATTTGATATTTCATAAATTTTTTCAAGTTGTTCTCTAGCATTCATTCCTGTTTTTCCATCTACATAATCTGGAACATATTTTATATAATCATTCATTGTTCCAACTCTTACCATGAAAAATTCATCAAGATTGCTAGTAAATATTGCTAAAAATTTCAATCTTTCAAGAAGAGGGTTATCTTCACTAACTGCTTCTTCAAGCACTCTCTCATTAAATTTTAACCAAGAAATCTCTCTGTTTTCAATATAATTATTAGGATTCATTATTTTCTACCTTCTCTTCATCTTTTTTTATAACTCTATCAATAAAATATCCTTCTCTTACACCATTTTTACTAATTATAACTTTTTCTACTCCAAAAGTATCAATAATTTCTCTTAAAATTACTGCTCCTCCTGCAAAAGAAAATATTCTTTCAGGGATTAATCTATATAACTCTTTTGTTTCTTCACAAGTTCCACCATTTTTCAAAATATCTACAATATTATATAGTTCCTCTACAAAGAAAGATTTATCTTCTAATGGAAGATTTTTTGATTCTTTTATAATATTCATACAAGCTCTTGATGAACCTCCAATACCATAAAGGTATTTATAATTTTGTTCATGTTCCCAATTTAATTCTTTTAGAGCTTCTTTTATAATTTTTCTCATTTTTTTAATTTCTTTTTCCTCTGGAACTATATGTTTTACTACTTTATTTTGAAGATTAAGAGCTCCTATTGGAATACTTGTCAATCTTTCTATCTCTCCATTATTAAATAGAACAATCTCTGTACTTCCTCCGCCAATATCAACTAAAATTCCTCTCTCAAGATTCATTCCAGATTTTGCTCCAATAAAATCAAGTCTCGCCTCTTCTTCACCAACAATAATCTCTGGTTGCATTCCTGTTGTCTTTTCAATCTCTCTTAAAACTTCTTCTGTATTTGAAATATTTCTTAAAGATGCTGTTGCAAAAACTGAGTAATTTTTTATCTCAAAATTCTCTAAACTTATCTTTAATTTTTGAAGTGTACGACATAACTTTGTTATCCCTAAAGCTGAAAGTTGCCCTTTCTTTACATAACCAGTAAGCCCTACTATAACTTTTTTGTTTGTTATAAGCTTTACTGTATTAGCTGTTTCATTATATTTGAAAATAGAAAGTCTTATTGTATTTGAACCTATGTCAATTATTCCATACTCCATCTTCATTTATCCTCCTTAAATCATATTTAATTTCAATTATATATCCATAATGTTAAAATAAATATAATTCAATGTAAATGCTGTGTAAAATTATTTTAAATATGCAGAATTTTAGTAATTTATTTTTATGATTATACATTCTATAAAAACAAAAATGCTGTGAAATTTTATTCACAGCATTTCTTATAATTCATTACAATTATTAAATATATTTTAATTAGTCATCTATATAGTTATCAAAATATCCTTGAATTAAAATAATAGGTGTTCCCTTATCTCCACTTCCAGAAGTTAAGTCACAAAGTGATCCGATAAGATCAGTAAGTCTTCTAGGAGTAGTTCCTTGAGTAATCATTTGTCCTTTAAGATCAGCATCTTTGTTTTTAATTGCATTAGCAACAGCTTTATTTAATTCTTCTCCTGTTAATCCTGCAAGATCATTATCAGCTAGATATTTTAATTTAATTTCATTAGGTGTTCCTTCAAGTCCAGCAGTATATCCTGGTGATACAACTGGGTCAGCAAGTTCCCAAATTTTTCCAACTGGATCTTTAAATGCCCCATCTCCATAAACCATTACTTCAAGATGTTTTCCTGTTTTATCAAGGAACATTTTTTGGATAGTAGCAACAGTATCCATACAATCACGAGGGAAAAGTTTGATACTATCTTCAGTTGCTTTATTTGAACCTAATAGTCCGTAATCTGCGTTGTATCCACTTCCATTATTAGAAGAAGTTAAAATTTCATCCATTCCAAATACGATTTTAGCTCCAGCTTTTCTAAGAAGTTTTCTAGTTCTGAAACGAGTATGAATATCACAGTTAAGTACACAGTCAGTATATTTTAAAATTGCTGTTGGGTTGTTAGCAAAAATTACTTCTACTTCTGCACCTTGCTCTTTAATAAGTTCAGAGTAATATTCAATATAGTTCACTCCTGTAAATTCATGAAGAGGTTTTCCAAATTTTTCAGTAAATTCAGCTTCAGTAAGAACATCACTCCAAGGATTTACACCTTTCTCATCTAAAAGCTCCATATCGATAAAATGGTTTCCAACTTCATCAGAAGGATAGCTAAACATTAAAACTATTTTCTTAGCTCCTTTTGCTATACCTTTTAAACATACTGAAAATCTGTTACGACTTAAAATAGGGAATATTACACCGATAGTGTTATCTCCATATTTTGCTTTTACATCAGCTGCAATGTCATCTATTGAAGCATAGTTTCCTTGTGCTCTTGCAACGATTGACTCAGTCATAGCTACGATATCTCTATCTCTTAAAGTTATTCCATCACTTTCAACAGCAGCTAAAACAGCATCTACAACAAAATCTTCAATTTTATCTCCTTGATGAATAATAGGAGCACGAAGCCCTCTTGAAACAGTTCCAATTAATCTTCCCATCTCATTCTCCTTTAAAACTTATAAATTTTCAACAATATATTATAATACAAAAATTAAAATATGTAAACCCTATTATTGAAATAAAATATTTTATCACTTTTAAAATATGAAAACAATTTTTTATTTCATAGGTAATATATTATTTCTTCTCCTGTTTAAAATTTTTTGAATATAAATTTAGAATAAATGTATCTCTTTTCTACTATTATACTTTATTTTTCCAATACTCGCAATAGTTTAAAAAGATAGAGTTTAAAAAAATTAAAAAAAATGTTAAAATTAATCTATACTATTTTAATGAAAAATAAAGGAGGTAGAAAATGATAGAAATAAAAGAAAAAGTAATAAAATATGTGAAGAAAAACAGTTTTATTGGAATTGTTTTAAAAAAAGAGATTCAAAGCTTTGGGTGAGCTGGTTGTCGTGATGTAATTCAGGGTGAATTCATAAAAAATATGCAAGAATTAAAAGATAAAAATTTTGAGTATAAAATTATTGAAGTTGATGGAATAAAAGTGTTTATTCCTGAATACTTAAAAGAGATTAAAGAGATAAGAATATCATCATTATTTAGTGTATTTTCTAAATTAATGATTTTAAATGTAGAAATAAATAACTTGTAATCTCTCTAATAAAAAACATTTGTAATTTTATGTAGTAAATGGTAGAATATAGTAAAAACATTTGTAATTTTTAGGGGGAATATTTTGAAGTTTGTAAAAGATTATAATAAAACTGCAATAATTTATGATGGGAAAGAAATTAGTTATAAAGAGGCTATTATAAAATCTAAGATCTTTTCTCAAGAGTTTCCTATTGAGAATGAAGATAAAGTTATAATATTTATGGAAAATAGACCAGAGCTTCTTTACTCTTTTTTAGGAACATGGGACAAATCAGGTACTTGTGTTTGTTTAGATGCCTCACTTAGTGGAGAGGAGTTAGTTTACTATATAAATGATTCTGACTCAAAATATATCTATACATCTCAAGGAAATCTTCCAAAAGTACAAAAAGCTCTTGAAATTTCAGGAAAAACTTTAGGGATAGCTGTTGTTGATGATATAGCAGGTAAAGAGTTTGATGGTGAGCTTGTAATTAATGCTCCAGCTCCTGAAAATGTGGCTCTTATGCTTTATACTTCAGGTACTACTGGAAACCCTAAAGGCGTAATGCTGAAATTTGATAATATTTTAATAAATGTTGAAGGGCTTGATAAATACAATATGTTTGTACAAGAAGATATTGTTTTAGCACTTCTACCTATGCATCATATCTTCCCATTATTGGGATCAGGAGTTATTCCTTTAGCTAAGGGAGCAACTATTGTATTTTTAAAAGAGATGTCATCTCAAGCTATGGTAGATGCCTTCCAAAAATATAAGGTAACTATGATGATAGGAGTTCCAAGACTTTGGGAGATGCTACATCAAAAAATTATGGAAAAAATAAATGCTAGTAAAGTAACAAAAGGTATATTTAAACTAGCTGAAAAAATTAATAGTATAAGTTTTAGTAGAAAGATATTTAAAAAAGTTCATGATAATTTTGGTGGAAATCTAAGATTTTTTGTATCTGGGGGTTCTAAATTAGATCCTAAAATTGCTAGAGATTTTCTTACTTTAGGTATAAAAATTTGTGAAGGTTATGGAATGACTGAAACAGCTCCTATGATCTCTTTTACTCCGTTAAATGAGATTATGCCAGGATCAGCAGGTAAGATTTTACCAGGAATTGAAGTTAAAATAGCTGATGATGGAGAGATTATAGCTAGAGGTAGAAACGTAATGAAAGGGTATTACAAGAGACCTGAGGCTACTGCTGAAACTATTGATAAAGATGGTTGGATACATACAGGGGATCTTGGAGAGATTAAAAATAATTATTTGTATGTAACAGGAAGAAAAAAAGAGATGATAGTTCTATCTAATGGAAAAAATATCAATCCTATTGAAATCGAACAATGGATAATGGGAAAAACAAATCTGATACAAGAGATTGTTGTAGCTGAAATTGATTCGGTTTTAACAGCTGTCATCTATCCTAATTTCCAAAAGATATCTGAAGAAAAAGTTACTAATATTAAGGAAACTTTAAAATGGGGAGTTATTGATTCTTATAATGGAAAAGCTCCTAACTATAAGAAAATTCTTGATATTAGAATAGTTCAAGAGGAGATGCCAAAAACTAAGATAGGTAAAATAAGAAGATTTATGATACCTGAAATGTTAAAAGCTAAAGAAAATGATAATATTGTAATTGAAGAGCCAAAATTTGAAGAGTATACAATGTTAAAAGAGTATTTAGTTAAAGTTAAAAAGAAACCTGTAACTCCTTTTGCACATATTGAGTTAGATTTAGGAATGGATTCACTAGATATGGTTGAACTTTTAACATATTTAGAAAGTACATTTGGAATTAAAGCATCTGAAGAGCTTATAATTGAAAATTCTACAGTTGAAAAACTAGCTGTATATATTAAGGAAAATAGAGGAGAAAACAAGGTTGAAGAGGTAAATTGGAACGAATATCTAAATAAAGATATTGATGTTGAACTTCCAAAATCTAATATTATAACAAAGATAGGTAAAGCTATTCTATGGATAGTCTTTAAATTATATATTAGAGTTAAAAAAGAGGGAACAGAAAATATTACAACTGATCCTGTTATATATGCTGGAAACCATCAAAGTTTCTTAGATGCTTTCCTGTTTAACCATGTTGTTCCTACAAATGTATTAAATAATGTCTATTATTTAGCTAAAGTAAAACATTTCTCAAAAGGTTATATGAAAACTCTTGGAGAAAATTCAAATGTAATATTAGTTGATATTAATAAAAACTTAGGAGAAGTTCTTCAAACTTTAGCTATGGTACTTAGAAGTGGAAAAAGTGTTGCTATATTCCCTGAAGGAGCTAGAACTAGAGATGGTAAGATGCTAGAGTTTAAAAAGTCTTTTGCTATATTAGCTAAAGAATTAAATATACCTATTGTTCCTTTTGGAATTAAGGGGGCTTTTGAGGCATTCCCTTCAAACTCTAAATTCCCTAAATCATCAGATGTGGAGATAAAATTCTTTGAAAGAATTGAGCCAAAAGATATGAGTTATGAAGAGATTGTAGAAAAAACAAGAGATTGCATATCTAATTGGGTAGAAAAATAATAATTTTTAGAATAACTCTAGTAATAACTAGAGTTATTTTATTTTTAAATAACATTAAAAATTATACTACATATAATATTTTTATAATAAAATAGGGCTGTTCGATATTTGATTACCAAACAGCCCTTTTAACTTATTTCCTCAATATTCAACAGTTGCCTCCTATTTATGTTAAACTTTTTTCATTCCTTACCATTTTTTCTTTCAAGAAATCATCTACATATTTCCTAGAAAAACTTTTGCTCTTCCAAATATTAAAGATTTCTTATACCCCAATATCTATACCTTAAATTTTTTCCTTCATATCTTATCACTCTTATAAGTATTTTAAATATCTTGATATATTTAAACTTACTTCATAAATATATGATAATCAATTAAATCTATATTTTATCTTCAGAGCTTAAACCATCATTTCTATTATTCCTCTATAATTAGCAATGTTCTCTAACATTTCACAAAATATTTAAGATTAAATAACATATTTTAATGTTTATCTCTGTTTATTCTCTATAATTTAATTTTTCAAAATTTTTTAATATAATCTAAATACAACTTGAACTTTATAAAATATCTTTTATCTTATCTTTTCATCCCTTTTATAAAACTTTTTTGATAAAATTTTATTTAAGTTCTGAACAACAAAAGCTTATTTCTACAAATACTTCATAGTTATATCTTTTTAGATAAGGAATTATCTCAAATATTTAATCTTCCATATTTCAAATACTTGGGTATATTCTCCATATATTAAATATTTGTTTATTCTCTTTAAAATTTCTAATTAATGTTTCACTGGTATCTCCTCCTTCAGATACAATTTATTGTCTAGACTGTTGTATCTCTTTCTTGATATATAATTAACTCATAAACCTTCATTTGTCAATAGCAAAACTTAAAAAATTTTATTTTTTTTATAAATGAAAATTTGTTTTTAAAAAAATCGCTTATAATAATAAAAAATAATGAAGCTAATACCTTTAATTGCTGCTATTTTAACAAAAGATCTAAAAGACAATTCTTTTAGATCTTCTTATCAAAATATTTAATTTCTTTTTTTACATTGTCTTAAAATATTTTTAAAATTTAAAGCAAATGTTATTGATGCTACAATAACAGAAGTTATATCTGCCATAGGCTCTGCATAATAAATACCTTTTACCCCTACAAATCTAGGTAAAATTATTGCTAGAGGTACAAGTAGTATAACTTTTCTTAAAAGGGCAATAAAAATAGAGAACTTTGCTTGTCCTAGAGCTAAGAAAGTTACTTGTATAGCTTGTTGAATACCAAAGATGCACATTCCTAAGGTAAATATTGGCATCATTT
The sequence above is drawn from the uncultured Fusobacterium sp. genome and encodes:
- a CDS encoding coenzyme F420-0:L-glutamate ligase produces the protein MGRLIGTVSRGLRAPIIHQGDKIEDFVVDAVLAAVESDGITLRDRDIVAMTESIVARAQGNYASIDDIAADVKAKYGDNTIGVIFPILSRNRFSVCLKGIAKGAKKIVLMFSYPSDEVGNHFIDMELLDEKGVNPWSDVLTEAEFTEKFGKPLHEFTGVNYIEYYSELIKEQGAEVEVIFANNPTAILKYTDCVLNCDIHTRFRTRKLLRKAGAKIVFGMDEILTSSNNGSGYNADYGLLGSNKATEDSIKLFPRDCMDTVATIQKMFLDKTGKHLEVMVYGDGAFKDPVGKIWELADPVVSPGYTAGLEGTPNEIKLKYLADNDLAGLTGEELNKAVANAIKNKDADLKGQMITQGTTPRRLTDLIGSLCDLTSGSGDKGTPIILIQGYFDNYIDD
- a CDS encoding AMP-binding protein, with protein sequence MKFVKDYNKTAIIYDGKEISYKEAIIKSKIFSQEFPIENEDKVIIFMENRPELLYSFLGTWDKSGTCVCLDASLSGEELVYYINDSDSKYIYTSQGNLPKVQKALEISGKTLGIAVVDDIAGKEFDGELVINAPAPENVALMLYTSGTTGNPKGVMLKFDNILINVEGLDKYNMFVQEDIVLALLPMHHIFPLLGSGVIPLAKGATIVFLKEMSSQAMVDAFQKYKVTMMIGVPRLWEMLHQKIMEKINASKVTKGIFKLAEKINSISFSRKIFKKVHDNFGGNLRFFVSGGSKLDPKIARDFLTLGIKICEGYGMTETAPMISFTPLNEIMPGSAGKILPGIEVKIADDGEIIARGRNVMKGYYKRPEATAETIDKDGWIHTGDLGEIKNNYLYVTGRKKEMIVLSNGKNINPIEIEQWIMGKTNLIQEIVVAEIDSVLTAVIYPNFQKISEEKVTNIKETLKWGVIDSYNGKAPNYKKILDIRIVQEEMPKTKIGKIRRFMIPEMLKAKENDNIVIEEPKFEEYTMLKEYLVKVKKKPVTPFAHIELDLGMDSLDMVELLTYLESTFGIKASEELIIENSTVEKLAVYIKENRGENKVEEVNWNEYLNKDIDVELPKSNIITKIGKAILWIVFKLYIRVKKEGTENITTDPVIYAGNHQSFLDAFLFNHVVPTNVLNNVYYLAKVKHFSKGYMKTLGENSNVILVDINKNLGEVLQTLAMVLRSGKSVAIFPEGARTRDGKMLEFKKSFAILAKELNIPIVPFGIKGAFEAFPSNSKFPKSSDVEIKFFERIEPKDMSYEEIVEKTRDCISNWVEK